One genomic window of Alphaproteobacteria bacterium includes the following:
- a CDS encoding tetratricopeptide repeat protein, producing MMAEPKRERFNEIMQHYRAGALPEAAEAVRQALTVSPSDLNFLHLDGMIAAARGDHGRAVMQYRLALAQRGDWAEARFNLALSLIAQKQYDEAERTLSALTKLQPQIAQFHETLARTQQMRGDIPAAIAALTEAVKLVPANNEWQGWLALLRRQICDFTEPPETVQLPPAAAIVLCDDPDAQRAGAENYAAQKFSSIKPMPPRSPAAGERIRIGYISSDLHAHATSYLLAGLFALHDRSKFEVFVYSYGIDDGSDIRQRIKDTTEHFTDVSALRAAQVATQIRKDGIDILIDLKGYTRGGRLDILACRPAPVQMHWLGFPGTLGAGFIDYFIADAVTIPPENAGHFREQIIRLPGSYQINDDARPRPEAQPRTAYGLPENALVLGSFNQTYKTTPEIFGLWMEILNELPDAVLWLYESSPHSTRQLQPMMQAAGIDPDRIVTACMAEQAEHLARYHHVDIALDTFPVGGHTTTSDALWMGVPTVTLAGRTFVSRVAASLLTAAGLPELVCGDIAQYHKTILWLARDAAERQRICAHLSGKRDVLPLFDTPRFVHGLERGLETAWRRALDGKPPETFDVPA from the coding sequence ATGATGGCCGAGCCAAAGCGCGAACGATTTAACGAGATCATGCAGCATTACCGCGCCGGGGCGCTGCCCGAGGCGGCCGAGGCGGTAAGGCAGGCGCTTACGGTTTCGCCAAGCGATCTCAATTTCCTTCATCTTGACGGCATGATCGCGGCCGCGCGCGGCGACCACGGCCGGGCGGTCATGCAGTACCGGCTGGCGCTGGCGCAGCGCGGCGATTGGGCCGAGGCACGTTTCAATCTTGCGCTCAGCCTCATTGCCCAAAAACAGTATGACGAGGCCGAACGGACGCTCTCGGCCCTGACCAAGCTGCAACCGCAGATTGCGCAGTTCCACGAAACGCTGGCGCGCACGCAGCAAATGAGGGGCGACATACCCGCCGCCATCGCAGCGCTTACAGAAGCCGTAAAACTTGTGCCCGCCAACAACGAATGGCAGGGCTGGCTCGCGCTATTGCGCCGCCAGATATGCGATTTCACTGAGCCGCCCGAAACCGTGCAGCTTCCGCCCGCCGCCGCGATCGTGCTGTGCGACGACCCGGATGCACAGCGCGCAGGCGCCGAGAATTACGCGGCACAAAAATTTTCATCCATCAAGCCGATGCCGCCACGCAGCCCCGCGGCGGGGGAACGCATCCGCATAGGCTATATTTCTTCCGACCTGCATGCGCACGCAACTTCCTACCTTCTGGCCGGGCTGTTTGCGTTGCACGACCGCAGCAAGTTCGAGGTTTTCGTTTATAGCTACGGCATTGATGACGGTTCCGATATCCGCCAGCGCATCAAAGATACGACCGAACATTTCACCGATGTAAGCGCCCTGCGCGCCGCGCAAGTGGCGACGCAGATCAGGAAAGACGGGATCGATATTTTGATCGACCTGAAAGGCTATACGCGCGGCGGGCGGCTCGATATCCTCGCCTGCCGTCCCGCGCCGGTACAGATGCACTGGCTTGGCTTCCCCGGCACGCTGGGCGCAGGGTTTATCGATTATTTTATAGCCGACGCCGTGACGATCCCGCCCGAAAACGCCGGCCACTTCCGCGAACAAATCATCCGCCTGCCCGGCAGCTACCAGATCAACGACGATGCCCGCCCGCGCCCCGAAGCGCAGCCGCGCACCGCGTACGGATTGCCGGAAAACGCGCTCGTGCTCGGCAGCTTCAACCAGACCTATAAAACCACGCCGGAAATTTTCGGCCTTTGGATGGAAATCCTGAACGAACTGCCGGACGCCGTGTTGTGGCTGTACGAATCCAGCCCCCACAGCACCCGGCAACTGCAGCCGATGATGCAAGCCGCCGGGATCGACCCCGACCGCATCGTGACCGCGTGCATGGCGGAGCAGGCCGAGCATCTGGCGCGCTACCACCATGTCGATATCGCGCTCGATACCTTTCCGGTCGGCGGCCACACAACCACCAGCGATGCGCTGTGGATGGGCGTCCCCACCGTTACGCTGGCGGGCCGAACCTTCGTTTCGCGCGTCGCGGCCAGCTTGCTGACCGCCGCCGGGCTGCCCGAGCTGGTATGCGGCGATATCGCGCAGTATCACAAAACCATACTTTGGCTGGCCCGCGACGCAGCGGAGCGGCAGCGCATCTGTGCGCATCTGTCGGGCAAGCGCGACGTATTGCCGTTG